The following coding sequences lie in one Lolium perenne isolate Kyuss_39 chromosome 2, Kyuss_2.0, whole genome shotgun sequence genomic window:
- the LOC127329701 gene encoding uncharacterized protein, with amino-acid sequence MVFHILLHASGFHLSLGTYESVHETVPAYDAVAWHLAHRWCDLNFHDVKSLVEAEIVAGPPRLITDEDRLHHRKAQRRLAIAMADERAMETWHANFPQDVVDEKEFFA; translated from the coding sequence ATGGTTTTCCACATTCTACTCCACGCCTCCGGCTTCCACCTGTCGCTGGGCACCTACGAGAGTGTGCACGAGACTGTGCCCGCGTACGACGCAGTGGCATGGCACCTCGCCCACCGATGGTGTGACCTGAATTTCCATGATGTCAAATCGCTGGTCGAGGCGGAGATTGTGGCTGGGCCTCCACGCCTCATCACCGACGAGGACCGTCTCCACCACCGCAAGGCCCAGCGGCGGCTCGCCATTGCCATGGCAGACGAGCGTGCCATGGAAACCTGGCACGCGAACTTCCCCCAAGACGTCGTCGATGAGAAGGAATTCTTCGCATAG